One stretch of Streptomyces sp. MMBL 11-1 DNA includes these proteins:
- a CDS encoding maltokinase N-terminal cap-like domain-containing protein, producing MSEAASTHVALAKSTRNSATPSSTADGTLLPSLAPLLHAWLPRQRWFAGKGRPVTGFSLVSATEMLPLDGTAGPGLLHLLLRVEQPSRQNRPAEDCYQLLLGADTSLPPLLAGALIGRVERGPLAGRTVYDALCDPRLASLLLERFRRPGSLGPLRFERTAVIPAGLAPRVLDAEQSNSSLVYGDAFILKIFRRVFPGTNPDLELPLALGGEGCDRVPVPVAWFEAPGPEPLTLGVLQPFLHGARDGWQLALAALAAGRDFLPEARALGRATAEVHTALAAALPTPALRGTQTRQLVSRMTQRLEAAAQAVPALVPYVPGLRAAFEAVTDLGVRGSGWAQQRVHGDLHLGQTLRAADGFWSLIDFEGEPARPLPERRMPAPPVRDVAGMLRSFDYAARSHRPWNPEWAARCRAAYCEGYAQTSGSDPRGEPELLRAHETDKAVYEVLYEARHRPDWLPVPMAAIQRLARSAAA from the coding sequence ATGTCGGAGGCTGCATCCACTCACGTCGCCCTGGCGAAGAGCACGAGGAACAGCGCAACGCCCAGCAGCACGGCGGACGGGACCCTGCTCCCCTCCCTCGCCCCGCTGCTCCACGCCTGGCTGCCCCGGCAACGGTGGTTCGCCGGCAAGGGCCGGCCGGTCACCGGCTTCTCCCTGGTCTCGGCCACCGAGATGCTGCCGCTGGACGGCACGGCGGGACCGGGGCTGCTGCACCTGCTGCTGCGGGTCGAACAGCCCTCGCGGCAGAACCGCCCCGCCGAGGACTGCTACCAACTGCTCCTCGGTGCAGATACGTCACTGCCACCGCTCCTCGCGGGCGCCCTGATCGGCCGGGTGGAACGGGGCCCGCTCGCCGGCCGGACCGTCTACGACGCGCTGTGCGACCCCCGGCTGGCCAGTCTGCTGCTGGAACGCTTCCGCCGCCCCGGGAGCCTCGGCCCGCTGCGCTTCGAGCGGACCGCCGTGATCCCGGCCGGTCTCGCGCCCCGGGTACTGGACGCCGAACAGTCCAACTCCTCGCTCGTCTACGGGGACGCGTTCATCCTCAAGATCTTCCGGCGCGTCTTCCCGGGCACCAACCCGGACCTGGAACTGCCGCTCGCCCTCGGCGGCGAGGGGTGCGACCGGGTGCCGGTCCCGGTCGCCTGGTTCGAGGCGCCCGGCCCCGAGCCGCTCACCCTCGGCGTCCTCCAGCCCTTCCTGCACGGCGCGCGCGACGGCTGGCAGCTCGCGCTGGCGGCGCTCGCCGCGGGCCGCGACTTCCTGCCGGAGGCGCGGGCGCTGGGCCGGGCCACCGCCGAGGTCCACACCGCGCTCGCCGCCGCGCTGCCGACCCCGGCGCTGCGAGGCACCCAGACCCGGCAGCTCGTCTCCCGGATGACCCAGCGTCTTGAGGCCGCCGCCCAAGCGGTCCCGGCGCTCGTCCCGTACGTCCCCGGACTGCGCGCCGCGTTCGAGGCGGTGACGGACCTCGGGGTCCGGGGCAGCGGCTGGGCCCAGCAGCGGGTGCACGGCGACCTCCACCTCGGACAGACGCTGCGGGCCGCCGACGGCTTCTGGTCGCTGATCGACTTCGAGGGCGAACCGGCCCGCCCCCTGCCCGAGCGCCGTATGCCCGCGCCCCCGGTCCGCGACGTCGCGGGCATGCTGCGGTCCTTCGACTACGCGGCCCGCTCGCACCGCCCGTGGAACCCGGAGTGGGCGGCCCGCTGCCGTGCCGCCTACTGCGAGGGCTACGCGCAGACGTCGGGCAGCGACCCGCGCGGCGAACCGGAGCTGCTGCGCGCCCATGAGACCGACAAGGCCGTGTACGAGGTGCTGTACGAGGCCCGGCACCGCCCCGACTGGCTGCCGGTTCCGATGGCGGCCATCCAGCGGCTGGCCCGGTCGGCGGCGGCGTGA
- the treS gene encoding maltose alpha-D-glucosyltransferase, which translates to MIVNEPVPDTFEDTPAKDRDPDWFKRAVFYEVLVRSFQDSNGDGIGDLKGITAKLDYLQWLGVDCLWLPPFFKSPLRDGGYDVSDYTAVLPEFGDLADFVEFVDASHQRGMRVIIDFVMNHTSDQHDWFQQSRTDPDGPYGDYYVWADDDKQFQDARIIFVDTETSNWTFDPVRKQYYWHRFFSHQPDLNYENPAVQEEILAALRFWLDLGIDGFRVDAVPYLYQREGTNCENLPETHHFLKRVRKEIDANYPDTVLLAEANQWPEDVVDYFGDYEQGGDECHMAFHFPVMPRIFMAVRRESRYPVSEILAKTPAIPKNCQWGIFLRNHDELTLEMVTDEERDYMYAEYAKDPRMRANIGIRRRLAPLLDNDRNQIELFTALLLSLPGSPILYYGDEIGMGDNIWLGDRDAVRTPMQWTPDRNAGFSSSDPGRLYLPTIMDPVYGYQVTNVEASMASPSSLLHWTRRMIEIRKQNPAFGLGEYTELPSSNPAVLAFTREYGDDLVLCVHNFSRFAQPTELDLRSFNGRHPVELIGGVRFPAIGQWPYLLTLAGHGFYWFRLRKDAPPA; encoded by the coding sequence ATGATCGTCAATGAGCCTGTCCCCGACACGTTCGAGGACACTCCCGCCAAGGACCGCGATCCCGACTGGTTCAAGCGCGCCGTCTTCTACGAGGTGCTCGTCCGGTCCTTCCAGGACTCCAACGGCGACGGAATCGGCGACCTCAAGGGCATCACCGCCAAGCTGGACTATCTCCAGTGGCTCGGTGTCGACTGCCTCTGGCTGCCGCCGTTCTTCAAGTCGCCGCTGCGCGACGGGGGCTACGACGTCTCCGACTACACCGCCGTACTGCCGGAGTTCGGCGACCTCGCCGACTTCGTGGAGTTCGTGGACGCCTCGCACCAGCGGGGCATGCGCGTCATCATCGACTTCGTCATGAACCACACGAGCGATCAGCACGATTGGTTCCAGCAGTCCCGCACCGACCCGGACGGGCCGTACGGCGACTACTACGTCTGGGCGGACGACGACAAGCAGTTCCAGGACGCCCGGATCATCTTCGTCGACACCGAGACGTCCAACTGGACCTTCGACCCGGTGCGCAAGCAGTACTACTGGCACCGCTTCTTCTCGCACCAGCCGGACCTCAACTACGAGAACCCGGCGGTGCAGGAGGAGATCCTGGCGGCCCTGCGCTTCTGGCTGGACCTGGGCATCGACGGCTTCCGGGTCGACGCGGTGCCCTACCTCTACCAGCGCGAGGGCACCAACTGCGAGAACCTCCCCGAGACCCACCACTTCCTCAAGCGGGTCCGCAAGGAGATCGACGCCAACTACCCGGACACCGTGCTCCTCGCCGAGGCCAACCAGTGGCCGGAGGACGTCGTCGACTACTTCGGCGACTACGAGCAGGGCGGCGACGAGTGCCACATGGCGTTCCACTTCCCCGTGATGCCGCGGATCTTCATGGCGGTGCGCCGCGAGAGCCGCTACCCGGTCTCCGAGATCCTGGCCAAGACCCCGGCGATCCCGAAGAACTGCCAGTGGGGCATCTTCCTGCGCAACCACGACGAGCTGACCCTCGAAATGGTCACGGACGAAGAGCGCGACTACATGTACGCGGAGTACGCCAAGGACCCGCGGATGCGCGCCAACATCGGCATCCGCCGGCGGCTGGCCCCGCTGCTGGACAACGACCGCAACCAGATCGAGCTGTTCACCGCCCTGCTGCTGTCGCTGCCCGGCTCCCCGATCCTCTACTACGGGGACGAGATCGGGATGGGCGACAACATCTGGCTGGGCGACCGGGACGCGGTGCGCACCCCGATGCAGTGGACGCCCGACCGCAACGCCGGGTTCTCCTCCAGCGACCCGGGGCGGCTCTACCTCCCCACGATCATGGACCCGGTCTACGGCTACCAGGTCACCAACGTCGAGGCGTCGATGGCCTCGCCGTCCTCGCTGCTGCACTGGACCCGGCGGATGATCGAGATCCGTAAGCAGAATCCGGCCTTCGGTCTCGGCGAGTACACCGAACTGCCCTCGTCCAACCCGGCGGTCCTGGCGTTCACCCGCGAGTACGGGGACGATCTCGTCCTGTGCGTGCACAACTTCTCGCGGTTCGCCCAGCCGACGGAGTTGGACCTGCGATCGTTCAACGGACGCCATCCGGTGGAACTGATCGGCGGGGTACGCTTCCCGGCCATCGGCCAGTGGCCCTACCTGCTGACCCTTGCGGGGCACGGCTTCTACTGGTTCCGGCTGCGCAAGGACGCGCCGCCGGCCTGA
- a CDS encoding alpha-1,4-glucan--maltose-1-phosphate maltosyltransferase has translation MIGRIPVLDVRPLVDCGRRAAKAVIGETFQVSATVFREGHDAVAANVVLRDPGGRVGPWTPMRELAQGTDRWGADVTPTSEGRWTYTVEAWSDPVTTWRHHAAIKIPAGIDTDLVLAEGAALLERAAAGVPKKHGREAVLAAVDALRDTAHPPAARLAAALTPAAETVLARYPLRELVTRSKPLALRVERERALFGSWYELFPRSEGAKRVPVDPADTSPDAETRLVSGTFRTAAERLPAVAAMGFDVVYLPPVHPIGTTHRKGPDNSLTPGEHDPGVPWAIGSPDGGHDAVHPELGTLEDFDHFVSVARTLRMEIALDFALQCSPDHPWVKEHPDWFHHRPDGSIAYAENPPKKYQDIYPIAFDKDMRGLVAETVRVLRFWMDRGVRIFRVDNPHTKPVVFWEKVIEEINGADPDVIFLAEAFTRPAMMHTLGAVGFQQSYTYFTWRNTKQELTDYVTELAGDAASHMRPNFFVNTPDILPGYLQEGGRPAFEARAVLAATLSPSWGVYAGFELCENTPAAPGSEEYLHSEKYELRPRDWESAEREGRTLTPLITSLNRIRRRNPALRQLRDVHFHHTDNEALIAYSKRSGTNTVLVVVNLDPHHTQEATVSLDMERLGLSWHERVPVRDELTGDTYHWGRAFYVRLEPGVTPAHIAVLRPSPPTGGSPTP, from the coding sequence ATGATCGGTCGTATCCCCGTCCTGGACGTCCGTCCTCTCGTCGACTGCGGCAGACGGGCGGCGAAGGCCGTCATCGGTGAGACCTTCCAGGTCAGTGCCACCGTCTTCCGCGAAGGCCATGACGCGGTGGCCGCCAACGTCGTGCTGCGCGATCCGGGCGGACGGGTCGGGCCGTGGACCCCGATGCGCGAGCTGGCGCAGGGCACGGACCGGTGGGGGGCCGATGTCACTCCGACCTCCGAGGGCCGCTGGACATACACGGTGGAGGCCTGGAGCGATCCGGTCACCACCTGGCGGCACCACGCCGCGATCAAGATCCCGGCGGGCATCGACACGGACCTGGTGCTGGCGGAGGGCGCGGCTCTGCTGGAGCGGGCCGCGGCGGGTGTCCCGAAGAAGCACGGCCGCGAGGCGGTGCTGGCCGCGGTGGACGCGCTGCGCGACACGGCCCACCCGCCGGCCGCCCGGCTGGCCGCCGCCCTGACCCCGGCCGCCGAGACGGTCCTGGCCCGGTACCCGCTGCGCGAACTGGTCACCCGCTCCAAGCCGCTGGCGCTGCGGGTGGAGCGCGAGCGGGCGCTGTTCGGGTCGTGGTACGAGCTGTTCCCCCGCTCGGAGGGCGCGAAGCGGGTGCCGGTGGACCCGGCGGACACCTCGCCGGACGCGGAGACGCGGCTGGTCAGCGGCACCTTCCGGACGGCCGCCGAGCGGCTTCCGGCGGTCGCCGCGATGGGGTTCGACGTGGTGTATCTGCCGCCGGTCCACCCGATCGGGACGACGCACCGCAAGGGCCCGGACAACAGCCTGACGCCCGGGGAGCACGACCCGGGCGTGCCGTGGGCGATCGGTTCGCCGGACGGCGGGCACGACGCGGTCCACCCGGAGCTGGGCACGCTGGAGGACTTCGACCACTTCGTCTCGGTGGCCCGCACTCTGCGGATGGAGATCGCGCTGGACTTCGCGCTCCAGTGCTCGCCGGACCACCCGTGGGTCAAGGAGCACCCGGACTGGTTCCACCACCGCCCCGACGGTTCGATCGCGTACGCCGAGAACCCGCCGAAGAAGTACCAGGACATCTATCCGATCGCCTTCGACAAGGACATGCGCGGTCTCGTGGCGGAGACGGTGCGCGTCCTGCGCTTCTGGATGGACCGCGGGGTGCGGATCTTCCGGGTCGACAACCCGCACACCAAGCCGGTGGTCTTCTGGGAGAAGGTGATCGAGGAGATCAACGGCGCCGACCCCGATGTCATCTTCCTGGCGGAGGCGTTCACCCGCCCGGCGATGATGCACACCCTGGGCGCGGTCGGCTTCCAGCAGTCGTACACGTACTTCACCTGGCGCAACACCAAGCAGGAGCTGACCGACTACGTCACGGAGCTGGCCGGTGACGCCGCTTCCCACATGCGGCCCAACTTCTTCGTGAACACCCCCGACATCCTTCCCGGCTACCTCCAGGAGGGCGGCCGCCCGGCCTTCGAGGCACGGGCGGTCCTGGCCGCGACACTCTCCCCGTCCTGGGGCGTGTACGCGGGATTCGAGCTGTGCGAGAACACCCCGGCCGCGCCGGGGAGCGAGGAGTACCTGCACTCGGAGAAGTACGAACTGCGCCCGAGGGACTGGGAGTCGGCGGAACGCGAAGGCCGCACGCTGACCCCCCTGATCACCTCGCTGAACCGGATCCGCCGGCGTAACCCCGCTCTGCGGCAGCTGCGCGACGTCCACTTCCACCACACCGACAACGAAGCGCTGATCGCCTACAGCAAGCGCTCCGGAACGAACACCGTTCTGGTGGTCGTGAACCTCGACCCGCACCACACCCAGGAGGCCACGGTCTCGTTGGACATGGAGCGGCTCGGCCTGTCATGGCACGAGCGCGTACCGGTGCGCGACGAGCTCACCGGCGATACCTACCACTGGGGCAGGGCCTTCTATGTGCGTCTGGAGCCAGGCGTCACGCCCGCGCACATCGCCGTCCTGCGACCGTCCCCGCCGACCGGAGGGTCACCCACACCATGA
- the glgP gene encoding alpha-glucan family phosphorylase translates to MKAIRRFTVRPVLPEPLRPLHHLAHNLRWSWHTETRELFRSADPEGWRPADADPVRLLGSLSAGRLAELAGDEEYLARLAAVSADLAEYLDGPRWYQQQRAAGAELPSAVAYFSPEFGVTAALPQYSGGLGILAGDHLKAASDLGVPLIGVGLLYRHGYFRQTLSREGWQQEHYPVLDPNELPLDLVREADGTPARVVLALPGGRSLHACVWLARVGRVPLLLLDSDVEENAPGERDVTDRLYGGGSDHRLLQEMLLGIGGVRAVRTWCRLTGTPEPEVFHTNEGHAGFLGLERIRELIPTGLDFDAALEVVRAGTVFTTHTPVPAGMDRFDRGLVARHFGEDGELPGVGVEKILRLGTETYPGGEPELFNMAVMGLRLAQRANGVSTLHGAVSREMFSGLWPGFDPAEVPITSVTNGVHAPTWVAPEVFRLGASQVGEGRAHQVLAGGAVDDEAASRSGTPRRWDAVTGIGDQEIWDLRRDLRGQLVTEVRRRLYASWRRRGAGTAELGWIDGVLDPDVLTIGFARRVPSYKRLTLMLRDRDRLRALLLHPTRPIQIVVAGKAHPADDGGKRLVQELVRFADDAGVRHRIVFLPDYGMGMAQKLYPGCDVWLNNPLRPLEACGTSGMKAALNGCLNLSVRDGWWDEWFDPDFGWEIPTADGSATDEDRRDELEANALYALIEDRVAPLFYDRGTGGLPDRWIEMVRSTLVNLGPRVLAGRMVREYVERLYTPAAQSRRALDPAAARDLARWKARVREAWRGVSVDHVESVTGTAAGGSAELGATLALRVRVALGGLDPDDVEVQVVAGRVDSGDAIADAQVFPLKPAGGQDMEDRWLYEGPLALDRTGPYGYTVRVLPAHPLLAGGAELGLVALPAEAAAGEGAGVLLR, encoded by the coding sequence GTGAAGGCCATCCGTCGATTCACCGTGCGCCCTGTCCTCCCCGAACCCCTCCGACCCCTCCACCACCTCGCGCACAACCTGCGCTGGTCGTGGCACACCGAGACCCGCGAGCTCTTCCGGTCCGCCGACCCCGAGGGCTGGCGTCCCGCGGACGCCGACCCCGTACGCCTGCTCGGCTCGCTGTCCGCCGGGCGGCTGGCCGAACTGGCCGGGGACGAGGAATACCTCGCCCGCCTCGCCGCGGTCTCCGCCGACCTGGCCGAGTACCTCGACGGTCCCCGCTGGTACCAGCAACAGCGGGCCGCCGGAGCCGAACTCCCTTCCGCCGTCGCGTACTTCTCACCCGAATTCGGCGTCACCGCGGCGCTGCCCCAGTACAGCGGCGGCCTGGGCATCCTGGCCGGCGACCACCTCAAGGCGGCCAGCGACCTCGGCGTCCCGCTCATCGGCGTCGGCCTGCTCTACCGGCACGGCTACTTCCGCCAGACCCTCTCGCGCGAGGGCTGGCAGCAGGAGCACTATCCCGTCCTCGACCCCAACGAACTCCCGCTCGACCTGGTCCGCGAGGCCGACGGCACCCCCGCCCGGGTGGTACTCGCCCTGCCCGGCGGACGCTCGCTGCACGCCTGCGTCTGGCTGGCCCGGGTCGGCCGGGTGCCGCTGCTCCTGCTCGACTCCGACGTCGAGGAGAACGCCCCGGGCGAACGGGACGTCACCGACCGGCTGTACGGCGGCGGCAGCGACCACCGGCTGCTCCAGGAGATGCTGCTCGGCATCGGCGGGGTGCGCGCGGTGCGCACCTGGTGCCGGCTGACCGGCACGCCGGAGCCGGAGGTGTTCCACACCAACGAGGGCCACGCCGGCTTCCTCGGCCTGGAGCGCATCCGTGAACTGATCCCCACCGGGCTCGACTTCGACGCCGCCCTCGAAGTGGTCCGGGCCGGGACCGTCTTCACCACCCACACCCCGGTGCCCGCCGGGATGGACCGTTTCGACCGGGGGCTCGTCGCCCGCCACTTCGGTGAGGACGGCGAGCTGCCCGGCGTGGGCGTCGAGAAGATCCTTAGGCTCGGCACCGAGACCTACCCCGGCGGTGAGCCGGAGCTGTTCAACATGGCGGTGATGGGTCTGAGGCTCGCCCAGCGCGCCAACGGCGTCTCCACCCTGCACGGTGCCGTCAGCCGGGAGATGTTCTCCGGGCTCTGGCCGGGCTTCGACCCGGCCGAGGTGCCGATCACCTCCGTCACCAACGGGGTCCACGCACCGACCTGGGTCGCCCCCGAGGTGTTCCGGCTCGGCGCGAGCCAGGTCGGCGAGGGCCGCGCCCACCAGGTGCTGGCGGGCGGCGCGGTGGACGACGAGGCCGCCTCGCGGAGTGGCACCCCACGCCGCTGGGACGCGGTGACCGGCATCGGCGACCAGGAGATCTGGGACCTGCGCCGGGACCTGCGCGGCCAGCTGGTCACCGAGGTCCGTCGCAGGCTCTACGCCTCGTGGCGCCGGCGCGGCGCGGGCACCGCCGAGCTGGGCTGGATCGACGGCGTCCTCGACCCGGACGTCCTGACGATCGGCTTCGCCCGGCGCGTCCCCTCGTACAAGCGGCTCACGCTGATGCTCCGCGACCGCGACCGGCTGCGGGCGCTGCTGCTGCACCCGACCCGCCCGATCCAGATCGTCGTCGCGGGCAAGGCCCATCCCGCCGACGACGGCGGCAAGCGGCTGGTGCAGGAACTGGTGCGGTTCGCGGACGACGCGGGGGTCCGCCACCGCATCGTCTTCCTCCCGGACTACGGGATGGGCATGGCCCAGAAGCTCTACCCGGGCTGTGACGTCTGGCTCAACAACCCGCTGCGCCCGCTGGAGGCGTGCGGCACCAGCGGGATGAAGGCGGCGCTGAACGGCTGCCTCAACCTGTCCGTGCGCGACGGCTGGTGGGACGAGTGGTTCGACCCGGACTTCGGCTGGGAGATCCCCACCGCCGACGGCTCGGCGACCGACGAGGACCGCCGCGACGAGCTGGAGGCGAACGCCCTGTACGCCCTGATCGAGGACCGGGTCGCCCCGCTCTTCTACGACCGGGGGACCGGCGGTCTGCCCGACCGCTGGATCGAGATGGTCCGCTCCACCCTGGTCAACCTGGGACCGCGGGTGCTCGCGGGCCGGATGGTGCGCGAGTACGTGGAGCGCCTGTACACCCCCGCCGCGCAGTCCCGGCGGGCCCTGGACCCGGCGGCCGCGCGGGATCTCGCCCGGTGGAAGGCCAGGGTCCGGGAGGCCTGGCGCGGGGTCTCCGTCGACCATGTGGAGTCGGTGACCGGCACCGCGGCGGGCGGCTCGGCGGAGCTCGGCGCCACCCTGGCGCTGCGGGTGCGGGTCGCGCTCGGCGGCCTGGACCCGGACGACGTGGAGGTCCAGGTCGTCGCGGGCCGGGTCGATTCGGGCGACGCCATCGCGGACGCCCAGGTCTTCCCGCTGAAGCCGGCGGGCGGCCAGGACATGGAGGACCGCTGGCTGTACGAGGGGCCGCTCGCGCTGGACCGGACGGGACCGTACGGATACACCGTGCGCGTTTTGCCCGCCCACCCGTTGCTGGCCGGCGGCGCCGAACTGGGCCTGGTCGCGCTGCCGGCCGAGGCGGCGGCGGGGGAGGGCGCGGGCGTGCTGCTGCGCTGA
- a CDS encoding M4 family metallopeptidase yields the protein MRSTPNRRATATGALIAAAALIAVAVPSGAATATPAPASAPLGGITVGTKADPGALPAKLSPAQRAELLSEANATRAATAKELGLGSTEKLVVRDVVQDRDGTTHTRYERTLNGLPVLGGDLVVKESAAGTTEGVSKASKATSAQLKAVGLTADVAPAAAEQQALAAAKAEGSKAKKASEAPRKVVWLGSGSPQLAYETVVGGLQHDGTPNELHVLTDAASGEKLYEWQAVHNGTGNTQYNGQVTLGTAPSYTLTDTTRGNHKTYNLNRGSSGTGTLFSGPDDIWGDGTPQNAETAGADAHYGAAETWDYYKNVHGRSGIRGDGVGAYSRVHYGNNYVNAFWQDSCFCMTYGDGDGNVKPLTSLDVAAHEMTHGLTSVTARLVYSGESGGLNEATSDIFAAGVEFYSNTSADPGDYLVGEKIDIRGNGTPLRYMDKPSKDGSSKDYWYSGIGNVDVHYSSGPANHWFYLLSEGSGAKTVNGVNYDSPTSDGLPVTGIGRDKALQIWFKALTTKFTSTTNYAAARTGTLAVASELYGATSPEYAAVAHAWAGINVGARPGGGDPDPGGKVFENTTPVNIPDAGAAVTSSVTVSGVAGNAPSTLKADVNITHTWRGDLVIDLVAPDGTAYRLKNSSSGDSADNVVATYTVNASSEVANGVWKLKVQDVARQDTGRINSFKLTF from the coding sequence GTGAGATCCACGCCCAACCGCCGCGCCACCGCGACCGGCGCTCTGATAGCCGCAGCGGCCCTCATCGCCGTCGCCGTCCCGTCCGGCGCCGCGACCGCCACCCCCGCTCCCGCCTCGGCCCCGCTCGGCGGCATCACCGTCGGCACGAAGGCCGACCCGGGCGCCCTGCCCGCCAAGCTCTCCCCCGCCCAGCGCGCCGAGCTGCTCAGCGAGGCGAACGCCACCAGGGCGGCCACCGCCAAGGAGCTCGGCCTCGGGTCCACGGAGAAGCTCGTGGTCCGCGATGTCGTCCAGGACCGCGACGGCACGACGCACACCCGCTACGAGCGCACCCTGAACGGGCTTCCCGTCCTCGGCGGCGACCTCGTGGTCAAGGAGTCCGCGGCCGGGACGACCGAGGGCGTCAGCAAGGCGTCGAAGGCGACCAGCGCGCAGCTGAAGGCCGTCGGCCTCACCGCCGACGTGGCCCCGGCAGCGGCCGAGCAGCAGGCGCTCGCCGCGGCGAAGGCCGAGGGCTCGAAGGCGAAGAAGGCCAGCGAGGCCCCGCGCAAGGTGGTGTGGCTGGGCAGCGGATCCCCGCAGCTCGCGTACGAGACCGTCGTTGGCGGACTCCAGCACGACGGCACCCCGAACGAGCTGCACGTCCTCACGGACGCCGCCTCCGGCGAGAAGCTCTACGAGTGGCAGGCCGTCCACAACGGCACGGGCAACACGCAGTACAACGGCCAGGTCACCCTGGGCACCGCGCCCTCGTACACCCTGACCGACACGACGCGCGGCAACCACAAGACGTACAACCTGAACCGGGGCAGCTCCGGCACCGGCACGCTGTTCTCCGGCCCGGACGACATCTGGGGCGACGGCACGCCGCAGAACGCCGAGACGGCCGGCGCGGACGCCCACTACGGCGCGGCCGAGACGTGGGACTACTACAAGAACGTGCACGGCCGTTCCGGCATCCGCGGTGACGGCGTCGGCGCGTACTCCCGCGTCCACTACGGCAACAACTACGTCAACGCGTTCTGGCAGGACAGCTGCTTCTGCATGACGTACGGCGACGGCGACGGCAACGTCAAGCCGCTGACCTCCCTGGACGTGGCCGCCCACGAGATGACGCACGGTCTGACCTCGGTCACGGCCAGGCTGGTCTACAGCGGCGAGTCCGGCGGCCTGAACGAGGCCACCTCCGACATCTTCGCCGCGGGCGTGGAGTTCTACTCCAACACCAGCGCGGACCCGGGTGACTACCTGGTCGGCGAGAAGATCGACATCCGCGGCAACGGCACCCCGCTGCGCTACATGGACAAGCCCTCCAAGGACGGCTCGTCCAAGGACTACTGGTACTCGGGCATCGGCAACGTCGACGTCCACTACTCCTCGGGCCCGGCGAACCACTGGTTCTACCTGCTCTCCGAGGGCAGCGGCGCCAAGACCGTCAACGGCGTCAACTACGACTCGCCGACCTCCGACGGCCTCCCGGTGACCGGCATCGGCCGGGACAAGGCGCTGCAGATCTGGTTCAAGGCGCTGACCACGAAGTTCACCTCGACGACCAACTACGCGGCTGCCCGCACCGGCACGCTCGCGGTCGCCAGTGAGCTGTACGGGGCCACCAGCCCCGAGTACGCGGCCGTGGCCCACGCCTGGGCCGGTATCAACGTGGGCGCCCGCCCCGGCGGCGGCGACCCCGACCCGGGCGGCAAGGTGTTCGAGAACACCACCCCGGTGAACATCCCGGACGCCGGTGCGGCCGTCACCAGCTCGGTCACCGTCTCCGGTGTGGCCGGCAACGCGCCGAGCACCCTCAAGGCGGACGTGAACATCACGCACACCTGGCGTGGTGACCTGGTCATCGACCTGGTGGCCCCGGACGGCACCGCCTACCGGCTGAAGAACTCCTCCTCCGGCGACTCCGCGGACAACGTGGTGGCGACCTACACGGTCAACGCCTCGTCCGAGGTGGCCAACGGGGTCTGGAAGCTGAAGGTCCAGGATGTCGCACGCCAGGACACCGGGCGGATCAACAGCTTCAAGCTCACCTTCTGA
- a CDS encoding TetR/AcrR family transcriptional regulator codes for MNPDRRDRLRDAAVEVLAGEGGRGLTHRAVDRAAEVPPGTTKNYFPTRDAVLRAAAERCLEQYLALTGQLAAGPGPADREGLVILFRSLLENVAGPGRSRLLAVLELQAEATRRPWLSGILDPMASGDFLGMELAQRSAGLPVTPERAAVVTLALHAAIPHLLTNGPATLAAAGLDDVDRFVRDLLDAVYPTDASG; via the coding sequence GTGAATCCGGACCGGCGGGACCGACTGCGGGACGCGGCCGTCGAGGTGCTGGCCGGGGAAGGCGGGCGCGGGCTGACCCACCGGGCCGTGGACCGGGCGGCCGAGGTGCCTCCGGGCACCACCAAGAACTACTTCCCGACCCGGGACGCGGTGCTCCGCGCGGCGGCGGAACGATGCCTGGAGCAGTACCTCGCGCTCACCGGGCAGCTGGCGGCCGGCCCCGGCCCGGCGGACCGCGAGGGCCTGGTGATCCTCTTCCGCTCCCTCCTGGAGAACGTCGCGGGGCCCGGCCGCTCCCGGCTGCTGGCGGTGCTGGAGCTGCAGGCCGAGGCGACCCGGCGCCCCTGGCTGTCCGGCATCCTCGACCCGATGGCGAGCGGCGATTTCCTGGGCATGGAGCTGGCCCAGCGCTCCGCCGGACTGCCCGTCACCCCGGAGCGCGCCGCCGTCGTCACCCTCGCGCTGCACGCGGCGATCCCGCATCTGCTGACGAACGGCCCGGCCACGCTCGCGGCGGCGGGGCTGGACGACGTGGACCGCTTCGTGCGCGACCTCCTGGACGCGGTGTATCCGACGGACGCGAGCGGCTGA